Proteins from a genomic interval of Salvelinus sp. IW2-2015 linkage group LG14, ASM291031v2, whole genome shotgun sequence:
- the paplnb gene encoding papilin b, proteoglycan-like sulfated glycoprotein: MGILLVLVLLQLLAVPSFSLTSPSNDYWGEYGAYGACSRPCGTGVATRIRQCITARTDGGNNCMGSSKSYRICNMQACPAGSRDFREEQCAQFNRMDFQSKRYAWLPYHGASNPCELNCVPHGENFFYRHRPSVVDGTPCYVSRSDICINGICRAVRNGEIIGMDRDVAPATPAPAANLRYREPLTYAYTYSAWSECSAPCNSGTQHRSVQCMVQDSMAPHVVDDSYCVSQQLPRPESQQACNQQGCAEYSVSSFSVCSVTCGDGQQTREVVCVGAGGERFGDQACSGLTRPPAVQACRKPACHIHISWHVHDFGLCSRNCGGGVRERRVMCMDIDQNPYGEDRCAPHPKPATVEHCNTQACHEAQSVPSVHDPTGHDSTLRGYVPYDSTATNTVYDPHSTAVVGPHCSQSYYGCCPDGHTSSGGHRGEECPADDCVRTRYGCCLDGVTPAQGHRRAGCPDIHPLADHSAPAQSGHMCSLSHDAGPCAIWTSRFYYNSATGSCTQFWFGGCQGNANNFVSRDHCQSKCGGAVVTPRVASPHARTVRVRTRAYRVRS, translated from the exons ATGGGCATCCTACTGGTCCTGGTTCTCCTGCAGTTACTGGCTGTACCATCATTCTCT CTAACATCGCCCAGCAATGACTACTGGGGGGAATATGGGGCTTATGGGGCGTGCAGTCGCCCCTGTGGCACTGGAGTAGCCACGAGGATCAGGCAATGTATCACTGcaag GACAGATGGAGGAAACAACTGCATGGGATCTTCAAAATCGTACCGCATCTGTAATATGCAg GCATGTCCAGCGGGATCCAGGGATTTCCGTGAGGAGCAGTGTGCCCAGTTTAATAGGATGGACTTCCAGAGCAAACGCTATGCCTGGCTGCCTTACCATGGAG CGTCCAACCCATGTGAGCTGAACTGCGTCCCCCATGGCGAGAACTTCTTCTACAGACACAGGCCTTCCGTGGTGGATGGCACACCCTGCTATGTGAGCCGCAGTGACATCTGTATCAACGGCATCTGCAGG GCTGTGAGAAATGGAGAAATCATTGGCATGGACCGCGATGTGGCGCCTGCCACTCCCGCTCCCGCTGCCAACCTCCGCTACCGCGAGCCCCTCACGTATGCCTACACATACAGCGCCTGGTCCGAGTGCTCGGCCCCCTGCAACAGTGGCACCCAGCACCGCAGCGTGCAGTGCATGGTGCAGGACTCGATGGCACCCCATGTGGTGGATGACTCTTACTGCGTCTCCCAGCAACTACCCAGGCCGGAAAGCCAGCAGGCCTGCAACCAGCAGGGATGTGCCGAGTACAGCGTGTCCAGCTTCAGTGTG TGTTCGGTGACCTGTGGGGACGGCCAGCAGACCAGAGAGGTGGTTTGCGTGGGGGCGGGAGGGGAGCGCTTTGGGGACCAAGCCTGCAGTGGTCTGACACGCCCACCTGCAGTCCAGGCCTGCCGCAAGCCAGCCTGCCACATCCACATCAGCTGGCACGTCCATGACTTCGGACTG TGCTCTAGGAATTGTGGTGGAGGGGTGCGGGAGAGGAGGGTAATGTGTATGGACATAGACCAGAACCCATATGGGGAAGACAGGTGCGCCCCCCACCCTAAACCTGCTACCGTGGAGCACTGTAACACCCAGGCCTGCCATGAAGCCCAAA GTGTACCAAGTGTCCATGACCCAACAGGACATGACAGCACTCTGAGAGGATATGTGCCTTATGACTCTACAG CCACTAACACAGTGTACGACCCCCATTCCACCGCTGTGGTTGGTCCTCACTGCTCCCAGTCATACTACGGCTGCTGCCCTGATGGCCACACGTCCTCCGGTGGGCATAGAGGAGAGGAATGTCCTGCAGATGACTGCGTACGCACCCG GTACGGCTGCTGTCTGGATGGGGTGACACCTGCTCAGGGTCATAGAAGGGCAGGATGTCCTGATATTCACCCACTTGCG GACCACTCCGCTCCTGCTCAGTCTGGCCATATGTGTTCCCTGTCACATGACGCTGGACCCTGTGCCATTTGGACTTCCCGCTTCTACTACAACTCAGCCACTGGCAGTTGCACCCAGTTCTGGTTCGGCGGATGCCAGGGCAATGCCAACAACTTTGTCTCCAGGGACCATTGCCAAAGTAAGTGTGGCGGTGCCGTCGTGACACCGAGAGTGGCATCCCCACACGCACGGACCGTGAGGGTGAGGACAAGGGCATACCGTGTCCGGTCTTAA
- the LOC111973237 gene encoding enhancer of rudimentary homolog: MSHTILLVQPTKRPEGRTYADYESVNECMEGVCKMYEEHLKRMNPNSPSITYDISQLFDFIDDLADLSCLVYRADTQTYQPYNKDWIKEKIYVLLRRQAQQAGK; the protein is encoded by the exons ATG TCACACACAATTCTGCTTGTCCAGCCAACAAAGAGACCAGAGGGGAGAACATATGCCGACTACGAGTCAGTCAACGAATGCATGGAGG GTGTGTGTAAAATGTACGAGGAGCACCTGAAGAGGATGAACCCCAACAGTCCCTCCATCACCTATGACATCAGCCAGCTGTTTGACTTCATTGACGATTTGGCGGACCTCAGCTGTTTAGT ATACCGGGCGGACACTCAGACATACCAGCCGTACAACAAAGACTGGATCAAGGAGAAGATCTACGTGCTGCTGCGGCGTCAAGCCCAACAAGCTGGGAAGTAA